The Listeria welshimeri serovar 6b str. SLCC5334 genome has a window encoding:
- a CDS encoding SIS domain-containing protein → MGLTFFDKARELTEELERTQVENIHEAAQLVAESIMNDGIIQAFGSGHSYAAAIEVCGRAGGLIPSKVIMDPAGGYYESIEGVGSLLTHRLQAKPNDVFFLISNSGRNPMGIELAEWIKAQGCKLIVVTALDASQTAASRHSSGKLLYEFADVILDNRSVQGDAALELDGLEGKVCGTSSFSAVLLLQQTIYEAVELMLEKGYTPPVYRSANIDGGYEYNFAIEDKFADRIFHL, encoded by the coding sequence ATGGGTTTAACATTTTTTGACAAAGCACGTGAATTAACAGAGGAACTTGAAAGAACACAAGTGGAAAATATTCACGAAGCAGCGCAACTAGTAGCAGAGAGCATTATGAACGACGGGATCATTCAAGCATTTGGTAGTGGGCATTCTTATGCAGCAGCAATTGAAGTATGTGGAAGAGCGGGAGGGCTTATTCCGTCAAAAGTTATTATGGATCCCGCGGGAGGATACTATGAATCTATTGAGGGCGTTGGTTCCTTGTTAACTCATAGATTACAAGCAAAACCAAATGATGTATTCTTTCTTATATCTAATTCAGGTCGAAATCCGATGGGAATCGAGCTTGCAGAATGGATTAAAGCGCAAGGCTGTAAATTGATTGTTGTAACGGCGCTTGATGCCTCTCAAACAGCAGCATCCAGACATTCTTCTGGAAAATTGTTATATGAATTTGCGGATGTCATTCTAGATAATCGCTCGGTTCAAGGAGATGCGGCACTCGAATTAGATGGTTTAGAGGGAAAAGTTTGCGGAACATCTTCCTTCTCAGCTGTTTTGCTTCTACAACAAACCATCTATGAAGCAGTAGAACTGATGCTAGAAAAAGGATACACACCACCAGTTTATCGCAGTGCCAATATTGATGGCGGCTACGAATATAATTTTGCGATTGAAGATAAGTTTGCTGACCGGATTTTCCACTTATAA